From Ictidomys tridecemlineatus isolate mIctTri1 chromosome 2, mIctTri1.hap1, whole genome shotgun sequence, the proteins below share one genomic window:
- the Znf502 gene encoding zinc finger protein 502 isoform X2 produces the protein MRKLLKETLVQKKSWLCQECGKNFTQSSSLTQHQRTHTGERPYACEECGKAFSRSSFLVQHQRIHTGVKPYGCEQCGKAFRCRSFLTQHQRIHTGEKPYKCNQCGNSFRNHSHLTEHQRIHTGEKPYKCNRCGKAFSQNTHLIHHQRIHTGEKPYLCNECGSSFRKHSNLMQHQRIHTGEKPHKCDECGKTFQTKANLSQHQRIHTGEKPYKCKECGKAFCQSPSLIKHQRIHTGEKPYKCKECGKAFTQSTPLTKHQRIHTGERPYKCSECGKAFIQSICLIRHQRSHTGEKPYKCNECGKGFNQNTCLTQHMRIHTGEKPYKCKECGKAFAHSSSLTEHHRTHTGEKLYKCSECEKTFRKYAHLSEHYRIHTGEKPYECIKCGKFFRHSSVLFRHQKLHTGD, from the exons ATGAGAAAGCTACTGAAAGAGACACTTGTTCAG AAAAAATCTTGGCTATGTCAGGAATGTGGAAAAAACTTCACTCAGAGCTCATCCCTTACCCAACATCagagaactcatactggagagagacCCTATGCATGCGAAGAGTGTGGGAAAGCTTTTAGTCGTAGCTCATTCCTTGTTCAACATcaaagaattcacactggagTGAAACCATATGGATGTGAGCAATGTGGGAAGGCCTTTCGATGTCGATCATTTCTTACTCAGcatcagagaatccacactggagagaaaccttacaAATGTAATCAATGTGGGAATTCTTTCCGCAATCATTCACATCTTACTGAACATCAGAGAATTCACACCGGAGAAAAACCCTATAAGTGTAATAGATGTGGAAAGGCATTCAGTCAGAATACACACCTTATACATCATCAGAGAATTCACACAGGTGAGAAACCTTATTTATGTAATGAATGTGGCTCTTCTTTTCGTAAACACTCAAATCTTATGCAACATCAGCGAATTCACACTGGGGAAAAACCACATAAGTGTGATGAATGTGGGAAAACCTTTCAAACAAAGGCAAACCTCTCTcagcaccagagaattcatactggagaaaaaccctATAAATGTAAGGAGTGTGGTAAAGCCTTTTGCCAGAGCCCATCTCTTATTAAACACCAGCGAATTCATACAGGAGAAAAACCCTataaatgtaaggaatgtggcaaagcttttactcAGAGCACCCCTCTCACTAAgcatcagagaattcatacagGGGAAAGACCCTACAAATGCAGCGAATGTGGTAAAGCCTTCATCCAGAGCATTTGCCTTATTCGGCATCAGAGAAgtcacactggagaaaaaccctataaatgtaatgaatgtggcAAGGGCTTTAATCAGAATACCTGCCTCACTCAGCATATgagaattcatactggggagaagccctataaatgtaaagaatgtgggaagGCCTTTGCTCATAGCTCATCTCTTACGGAACATCATAGGACTCACACTGGTGAGAAGCTCTATAAATGTAGTGAATGTGAAAAAACCTTTCGCAAATATGCACACCT
- the Znf35 gene encoding zinc finger protein 35 isoform X3, with product MVKTRSLWRILMAYHLVLSKLDSAKDAETKNLQLFVPKSEIYDETEKPLVMSGRIQKVDTQGPELRESCETGNMEKRQKIKKEKKDFRQVTVEDCHLPENFKEEKDQKCKKSGGKYSLSSGCMKNQKIQPGQKPFTCSVCGKGFSQSANLVVHQRIHTGEKPFECHECGKAFIQSANLVVHQRIHTGQKPYVCAKCGKAFTQSSNLTVHQKIHSLEKTFKCSECEKAFSYSSQLARHQKVHITEKCYECNECGKTFTRSSNLIVHQRIHTGEKPFACNDCGKAFTQSANLIVHQRSHTGEKPYECKECGKAFSCFSHLIVHQRIHTAEKPYDCSECGKAFSQLSCLIVHQRIHSGDLPYVCNECGKAFTCSSYLLIHQRIHNGEKPYTCNECGKAFRQRSSLTVHQRTHTGEKPYECEKCGAAFISNSHLMRHHRTHLVE from the exons ATGGTCAAAACTAGGTCTTTGTGGAGGATACTGATGGCTTATCACCTGGTTCTCTCCAAGCTGGACTCAGCAAAGG atGCTGAAACAAAGAATCTACAGTTATTTGTTCCAAAATCTGAGATATATGATGAAACTGAAAAACCCCTTGTAATGTCAGGAAGAATCCAGAAAGTTGACACTCAAGGACCTGAATTAAGAGAATCATGTGAAACAGGAAACATGGAAAAGAggcagaaaataaagaaggaaaagaaagatttcagacaagTGACAGTGGAGGATTGTCACTTACCTGAAAActtcaaagaagagaaagaccAAAAATGTAAGAAATCTGGGGGTAAATATAGCCTAAGTTCTGGCTGtatgaaaaatcagaaaatccaGCCCGGGCAGAAGCCTTTTACATGTAGCGTATGTGGGAAAGGCTTTAGTCAGAGTGCAAACCTTGTCGTGCatcagcgaatccacactggggagaagccctttGAGTGCCATgagtgtgggaaggccttcaTCCAGAGTGCAAACCTTGTTGTAcatcagagaatccacactggacaGAAACCTTACGTTTGTGCAAAATGTGGGAAAGCTTTCACTCAGAGTTCAAATCTGACTGTCCACCAAAAAATTCACTCTTTAGAAAAAACCTTTAAGTGCAGTGAATGTGAGAAAGCCTTCAGTTACAGCTCGCAGCTTGCCCGGCACCAGAAAGTCCACATTACGGAAAAGTGCTATGAATGCAATGAATGTGGAAAGACATTTACTCGGAGCTCAAACCTCATTGTCCACCAGAGGATCCACACTGGGGAGAAACCCTTTGCTTGTAATGactgtggcaaagccttcacccAGAGTGCAAATCTTATCGTCCATCAGCGAAGCCATACTGGTGAGAAGCCATATGAGTGTAAagagtgtgggaaagcctttagtTGTTTTTCACACCTTATTGTgcaccagagaattcacactgCAGAGAAACCTTATGACTGcagtgaatgtgggaaagccttcagtcaGCTCTCTTGCCTTATTGTCCACCAGAGAATTCACAGTGGAGATCTTCCTTATGTGTGTAATgagtgtgggaaggccttcaCGTGTAGTTCCTATCTACTTATTCATCAGAGAATACATAATGGGGAAAAACCTTACACATGTAATGAGTGTGGCAAGGCCTTCAGGCAGAGGTCAAGCCTTACTGTGCATCAGAGAACccacactggggagaagccctacgaATGTGAGAAGTGTGGTGCGGCTTTCATTTCGAACTCACACCTCATGCGTCACCACAGAACCCATCTTGTTGAATAA
- the Znf35 gene encoding zinc finger protein 35 isoform X4 — protein sequence MAYHLVLSKLDSAKDAETKNLQLFVPKSEIYDETEKPLVMSGRIQKVDTQGPELRESCETGNMEKRQKIKKEKKDFRQVTVEDCHLPENFKEEKDQKCKKSGGKYSLSSGCMKNQKIQPGQKPFTCSVCGKGFSQSANLVVHQRIHTGEKPFECHECGKAFIQSANLVVHQRIHTGQKPYVCAKCGKAFTQSSNLTVHQKIHSLEKTFKCSECEKAFSYSSQLARHQKVHITEKCYECNECGKTFTRSSNLIVHQRIHTGEKPFACNDCGKAFTQSANLIVHQRSHTGEKPYECKECGKAFSCFSHLIVHQRIHTAEKPYDCSECGKAFSQLSCLIVHQRIHSGDLPYVCNECGKAFTCSSYLLIHQRIHNGEKPYTCNECGKAFRQRSSLTVHQRTHTGEKPYECEKCGAAFISNSHLMRHHRTHLVE from the exons ATGGCTTATCACCTGGTTCTCTCCAAGCTGGACTCAGCAAAGG atGCTGAAACAAAGAATCTACAGTTATTTGTTCCAAAATCTGAGATATATGATGAAACTGAAAAACCCCTTGTAATGTCAGGAAGAATCCAGAAAGTTGACACTCAAGGACCTGAATTAAGAGAATCATGTGAAACAGGAAACATGGAAAAGAggcagaaaataaagaaggaaaagaaagatttcagacaagTGACAGTGGAGGATTGTCACTTACCTGAAAActtcaaagaagagaaagaccAAAAATGTAAGAAATCTGGGGGTAAATATAGCCTAAGTTCTGGCTGtatgaaaaatcagaaaatccaGCCCGGGCAGAAGCCTTTTACATGTAGCGTATGTGGGAAAGGCTTTAGTCAGAGTGCAAACCTTGTCGTGCatcagcgaatccacactggggagaagccctttGAGTGCCATgagtgtgggaaggccttcaTCCAGAGTGCAAACCTTGTTGTAcatcagagaatccacactggacaGAAACCTTACGTTTGTGCAAAATGTGGGAAAGCTTTCACTCAGAGTTCAAATCTGACTGTCCACCAAAAAATTCACTCTTTAGAAAAAACCTTTAAGTGCAGTGAATGTGAGAAAGCCTTCAGTTACAGCTCGCAGCTTGCCCGGCACCAGAAAGTCCACATTACGGAAAAGTGCTATGAATGCAATGAATGTGGAAAGACATTTACTCGGAGCTCAAACCTCATTGTCCACCAGAGGATCCACACTGGGGAGAAACCCTTTGCTTGTAATGactgtggcaaagccttcacccAGAGTGCAAATCTTATCGTCCATCAGCGAAGCCATACTGGTGAGAAGCCATATGAGTGTAAagagtgtgggaaagcctttagtTGTTTTTCACACCTTATTGTgcaccagagaattcacactgCAGAGAAACCTTATGACTGcagtgaatgtgggaaagccttcagtcaGCTCTCTTGCCTTATTGTCCACCAGAGAATTCACAGTGGAGATCTTCCTTATGTGTGTAATgagtgtgggaaggccttcaCGTGTAGTTCCTATCTACTTATTCATCAGAGAATACATAATGGGGAAAAACCTTACACATGTAATGAGTGTGGCAAGGCCTTCAGGCAGAGGTCAAGCCTTACTGTGCATCAGAGAACccacactggggagaagccctacgaATGTGAGAAGTGTGGTGCGGCTTTCATTTCGAACTCACACCTCATGCGTCACCACAGAACCCATCTTGTTGAATAA
- the Znf502 gene encoding zinc finger protein 502 isoform X1, with product MLNMQGANEKATERDTCSGWKNKPVAKQGVVQIDPPGRIAERFQEDEQQGSMLEEKYASEDIKENSWEEAPGPGGFGGITFIHREASPEMFSQEYNFEKSLLLTSSLVTHLRVSTEESLHQWETCHLHTSEISDHSKCSTLSTQKKSWLCQECGKNFTQSSSLTQHQRTHTGERPYACEECGKAFSRSSFLVQHQRIHTGVKPYGCEQCGKAFRCRSFLTQHQRIHTGEKPYKCNQCGNSFRNHSHLTEHQRIHTGEKPYKCNRCGKAFSQNTHLIHHQRIHTGEKPYLCNECGSSFRKHSNLMQHQRIHTGEKPHKCDECGKTFQTKANLSQHQRIHTGEKPYKCKECGKAFCQSPSLIKHQRIHTGEKPYKCKECGKAFTQSTPLTKHQRIHTGERPYKCSECGKAFIQSICLIRHQRSHTGEKPYKCNECGKGFNQNTCLTQHMRIHTGEKPYKCKECGKAFAHSSSLTEHHRTHTGEKLYKCSECEKTFRKYAHLSEHYRIHTGEKPYECIKCGKFFRHSSVLFRHQKLHTGD from the exons ATGTTGAATATGCAAGGAGCTAATGAGAAAGCTACTGAAAGAGACACTTGTTCAG GTTGGAAGAACAAACCTGTTGCAAAGCAGGGTGTTGTTCAAATTGATCCACCAGGGAGAATAGCAGAGAGATTCCAAGAGGATGAACAGCAGGGTTCTATGTTGGAAGAAAAATATGCCAGTGAGGACATAAAGGAAAATTCTTGGGAAGAGGCTCCTGGGCCAGGAGGTTTTGGGGGAATAACCTTTATCCACAGAGAAGCATCCCCTGAAATGTTTAGTCAAGAATATAATTTTGAGAAAAGCTTGCTTTTGACCTCAAGCCTTGTTACACATCTCAGGGTTTCTACAGAAGAGAGTCTGCATCAGTGGGAAACATGTCATTTACATACAAGTGAGATTTCAGACCATAGTAAGTGTTCAACTCTCTCCACACAGAAAAAATCTTGGCTATGTCAGGAATGTGGAAAAAACTTCACTCAGAGCTCATCCCTTACCCAACATCagagaactcatactggagagagacCCTATGCATGCGAAGAGTGTGGGAAAGCTTTTAGTCGTAGCTCATTCCTTGTTCAACATcaaagaattcacactggagTGAAACCATATGGATGTGAGCAATGTGGGAAGGCCTTTCGATGTCGATCATTTCTTACTCAGcatcagagaatccacactggagagaaaccttacaAATGTAATCAATGTGGGAATTCTTTCCGCAATCATTCACATCTTACTGAACATCAGAGAATTCACACCGGAGAAAAACCCTATAAGTGTAATAGATGTGGAAAGGCATTCAGTCAGAATACACACCTTATACATCATCAGAGAATTCACACAGGTGAGAAACCTTATTTATGTAATGAATGTGGCTCTTCTTTTCGTAAACACTCAAATCTTATGCAACATCAGCGAATTCACACTGGGGAAAAACCACATAAGTGTGATGAATGTGGGAAAACCTTTCAAACAAAGGCAAACCTCTCTcagcaccagagaattcatactggagaaaaaccctATAAATGTAAGGAGTGTGGTAAAGCCTTTTGCCAGAGCCCATCTCTTATTAAACACCAGCGAATTCATACAGGAGAAAAACCCTataaatgtaaggaatgtggcaaagcttttactcAGAGCACCCCTCTCACTAAgcatcagagaattcatacagGGGAAAGACCCTACAAATGCAGCGAATGTGGTAAAGCCTTCATCCAGAGCATTTGCCTTATTCGGCATCAGAGAAgtcacactggagaaaaaccctataaatgtaatgaatgtggcAAGGGCTTTAATCAGAATACCTGCCTCACTCAGCATATgagaattcatactggggagaagccctataaatgtaaagaatgtgggaagGCCTTTGCTCATAGCTCATCTCTTACGGAACATCATAGGACTCACACTGGTGAGAAGCTCTATAAATGTAGTGAATGTGAAAAAACCTTTCGCAAATATGCACACCT